One window from the genome of Sulfodiicoccus acidiphilus encodes:
- a CDS encoding DEAD/DEAH box helicase: protein MLDDLSSLARSAGASIVHVKVQTSGEPLPGPSVEDLGLNATLMENLKEVGVTRLYLYQSKVLSIWREGRNAIVVSGTGTGKTESFLVPALDAASRGERSVLVYPTKALARDQLSRIQRLAKGVAEVGVFDGDTPPKERTRLADSPPDLLITNPDMLHVGLAMSSRFRELVRSADHFVFDEVHVYEGVFGSHLRALVDRLRGFSGDLHVVASSATLGRPDWTFNSLFGMEAELVEGLSGRKGTVVHAMVFSQNRWTTSALLASQLVRRGLRTLVFTDSQQMAELVSKIASRLGVTLQVHRAGITVEERLRVEEELRRGETMGVVATPTLELGLDVGTLDAVVMAHNPPTFSRYLQRAGRAGRRGREGYAFVVLGDDPIDSYYVRNPDRFYNRELTPLPVDPSNMDVLRVHVAAHVISHPGASKLPALWTKAARTLVEERILKELGGKFYPTSETWNFVSSSSLRSSGPSVKLYHQGKRIGERELPLALMELFPGAIYMNSRRTYRVSALNLQERRAELDRLRDDTPTYTRPLYDVDVKEFNHLEKGRAFGLPTAYGEMKVEVTVTGYVLLDSLSDKKEQFSLPNPVSYSYWTKGFVVVHPKVMGDPLGDMEAFHATEHSIIAAGRAVAGASITDLSGVSYPSGHVVVYDSAQGGSGVSELLFRRLEDAYHVAREVLSNCDCEDGCPRCVYSPYCGNNNRVLSRKKALRLIELMSSGVEVEDWERWGRPLV from the coding sequence ATGCTGGACGACCTGTCCTCCCTGGCGCGATCTGCCGGAGCCTCCATAGTTCACGTTAAGGTTCAGACTAGCGGGGAGCCGCTCCCTGGACCGTCGGTGGAGGATTTGGGACTGAACGCTACGCTCATGGAAAACCTTAAGGAGGTGGGCGTGACAAGGCTCTACCTCTATCAGTCCAAGGTACTTTCCATTTGGAGGGAGGGCAGGAACGCCATTGTGGTCTCCGGCACCGGGACTGGAAAGACAGAATCATTCCTAGTACCGGCCTTGGACGCGGCCTCTCGAGGCGAGCGCAGTGTCCTCGTCTATCCTACTAAAGCACTAGCTAGGGACCAGCTCTCGAGGATACAGAGGTTAGCGAAGGGTGTCGCGGAGGTTGGCGTGTTCGATGGTGACACTCCCCCAAAGGAGAGGACGAGGTTAGCCGATTCGCCTCCGGACCTCCTCATCACCAATCCCGACATGCTTCACGTCGGGCTGGCCATGAGTTCCAGGTTCAGGGAGCTAGTGCGGTCAGCCGACCACTTCGTCTTCGACGAGGTGCACGTCTACGAGGGTGTGTTCGGTTCACACCTGAGGGCCCTCGTTGATAGGCTTAGAGGCTTCTCCGGAGACCTCCACGTGGTCGCCTCAAGCGCCACCCTCGGGAGGCCCGACTGGACTTTCAACTCGCTCTTCGGAATGGAGGCCGAGCTCGTGGAGGGACTATCCGGAAGGAAGGGAACGGTGGTTCACGCCATGGTGTTTTCACAGAATAGGTGGACTACGTCGGCCCTCCTGGCGTCGCAGCTGGTCCGGAGGGGCCTTAGGACTCTGGTCTTCACCGACTCTCAGCAGATGGCCGAGCTAGTCAGTAAGATAGCCTCGAGGCTCGGAGTCACGCTCCAGGTGCACAGGGCCGGTATAACGGTTGAGGAGAGGCTCAGGGTCGAGGAGGAGTTGAGGAGGGGGGAAACCATGGGCGTCGTGGCCACTCCCACCCTCGAACTCGGACTCGACGTCGGAACGTTGGACGCGGTCGTGATGGCACACAACCCGCCCACCTTCTCGAGGTACCTCCAGAGGGCTGGTAGGGCCGGGAGGAGAGGGAGGGAGGGGTACGCGTTCGTCGTGCTGGGAGACGATCCGATAGACTCCTACTACGTGAGAAACCCAGACAGGTTCTACAACAGGGAACTGACTCCCCTCCCAGTCGATCCTTCCAACATGGACGTACTAAGGGTGCACGTGGCCGCACACGTGATCTCGCACCCGGGGGCTTCGAAGCTCCCCGCTCTATGGACGAAGGCCGCCAGGACGCTGGTGGAGGAACGGATCCTGAAGGAGTTGGGCGGAAAGTTCTACCCCACCTCCGAAACCTGGAACTTCGTCTCCTCGTCCTCTCTAAGGAGCTCTGGCCCCTCAGTGAAACTGTACCACCAGGGAAAGAGGATCGGAGAGAGGGAGCTACCCCTGGCGTTGATGGAACTCTTCCCTGGGGCGATATACATGAACTCTAGGAGGACCTACAGAGTCTCAGCCCTGAACCTACAGGAGAGGAGGGCGGAACTAGATAGGCTTAGGGACGACACTCCAACCTACACAAGGCCCCTGTACGATGTAGATGTAAAGGAGTTCAACCATCTTGAGAAGGGGAGGGCCTTTGGTTTACCAACTGCCTACGGTGAGATGAAGGTGGAGGTTACAGTGACTGGCTACGTGTTGCTTGACTCTCTTAGCGACAAGAAGGAGCAGTTCAGTTTGCCGAACCCAGTGTCTTACTCCTACTGGACTAAGGGGTTCGTGGTGGTGCACCCGAAAGTCATGGGGGATCCGCTCGGTGACATGGAGGCCTTCCACGCCACGGAACACTCCATCATAGCGGCAGGGAGGGCCGTCGCTGGCGCCTCGATCACCGACCTCTCTGGAGTGAGTTACCCCAGTGGTCACGTGGTGGTCTACGACTCCGCTCAGGGAGGGAGCGGAGTGAGTGAACTGCTCTTCAGGAGACTCGAGGACGCCTACCACGTGGCCAGGGAGGTACTGTCCAACTGCGACTGCGAAGACGGCTGTCCCAGGTGTGTATACAGCCCATACTGTGGTAACAACAACAGGGTACTCTCTAGAAAGAAAGCGTTAAGATTGATAGAATTAATGTCATCTGGAGTGGAGGTGGAGGATTGGGAGAGGTGGGGAAGGCCCTTGGTGTAG